The Microbacterium limosum genome contains a region encoding:
- the xseA gene encoding exodeoxyribonuclease VII large subunit yields MTTFQPAVADGEQPPADSVHPRESSPQAPTSVSRLNETIRGFVEKWGSVWVEGEITSWNVRGGNVFGRLKDRGTDATLSFRLWSSTRSRLTEDMAVGDHIVTCIKPDYFVRSGDFSFTVSAMRHVGLGEQLEKLERLRAALRAEGLFDQARKRPLPFLPHVIGLITGERSDAEKDVHRNAELRWPQVRFRTIHAAVQGDRCVPETIGALRRLDADADVDVIIIARGGGDPQTLLGFSDERLLRAVAAASTPVVSAIGHENDHPLLDDVADLRASTPTDAAKRVVPDVSEQRAMVAQLRARLGSRLQQRVAHDIAQLEQLRSRPVLRAPERGLDERAAQVAQAIGRGRAAVDRLMAHADRRSAELRATLRALSPQHTLDRGYAIVQMNDRIVRDPRDAPEGAEGFVRVANGQFAVRSLGGTAP; encoded by the coding sequence ATGACGACGTTCCAGCCCGCCGTCGCAGACGGCGAACAGCCCCCCGCCGACTCCGTGCACCCGCGCGAGTCGAGCCCGCAGGCCCCCACGTCGGTCTCACGGCTGAACGAGACCATCCGCGGCTTCGTGGAGAAATGGGGCTCGGTCTGGGTCGAGGGCGAGATCACCTCCTGGAACGTACGCGGCGGGAACGTGTTCGGCCGTCTCAAGGACCGCGGGACCGACGCGACGCTGTCGTTCCGCCTGTGGTCGAGCACACGCTCGCGCCTGACCGAGGACATGGCGGTCGGCGACCATATCGTGACCTGCATCAAGCCGGACTACTTCGTCCGCTCGGGCGATTTCTCCTTCACCGTGTCCGCGATGCGGCACGTCGGCCTCGGCGAGCAGCTCGAGAAGCTCGAACGACTTCGCGCGGCGCTGCGCGCGGAAGGCCTGTTCGATCAGGCCCGCAAGAGGCCGCTGCCGTTCCTGCCCCACGTCATCGGGCTGATCACCGGCGAGCGCTCGGACGCCGAGAAGGACGTGCACCGCAACGCCGAGCTGCGGTGGCCGCAGGTCCGCTTCCGCACGATCCACGCCGCCGTCCAGGGCGATCGCTGCGTCCCCGAGACGATCGGCGCGCTCCGGCGGCTCGACGCCGACGCCGACGTCGACGTCATCATCATCGCGCGCGGCGGCGGCGACCCGCAGACACTCCTCGGCTTCAGCGACGAGCGGCTGCTGCGGGCCGTTGCCGCGGCATCCACCCCGGTCGTCAGCGCGATCGGGCACGAGAACGACCACCCCCTGCTCGACGACGTCGCCGACCTGCGCGCGTCGACGCCGACGGATGCCGCCAAGCGCGTCGTGCCCGACGTCTCCGAGCAGCGGGCCATGGTCGCCCAGCTGCGGGCCCGCCTGGGCTCCCGGCTGCAGCAGCGGGTGGCCCACGACATCGCGCAGCTGGAGCAACTGCGCTCGCGGCCCGTGCTGCGCGCGCCCGAGCGCGGGCTCGACGAACGCGCCGCGCAGGTCGCGCAGGCGATCGGGCGGGGACGCGCCGCCGTGGATCGCCTCATGGCGCACGCCGACCGCCGGTCCGCCGAGCTGCGCGCCACCCTGCGCGCGCTGAGCCCGCAGCACACGCTCGACCGCGGATACGCGATCGTCCAGATGAACGACCGCATCGTGCGCGATCCCCGCGACGCCCCGGAGGGCGCGGAGGGATTCGTGCGCGTCGCGAACGGTCAGTTCGCCGTGCGCTCGCTCGGCGGCACGGCACCGTGA
- a CDS encoding exodeoxyribonuclease VII small subunit, translating into MTEQADTATLSFEQARDELQRVVAQLEQGSPTLEESLQLWERGEALAQRCEEWLLGAKRRLDAARGTDASERSGA; encoded by the coding sequence ATGACGGAGCAGGCCGACACCGCCACGCTCTCGTTCGAGCAGGCACGTGACGAGCTGCAGCGAGTGGTCGCGCAGCTCGAGCAGGGATCCCCCACTCTCGAGGAGTCCCTGCAGCTGTGGGAGCGCGGCGAGGCGCTCGCTCAGCGATGCGAGGAATGGCTCCTCGGCGCCAAGCGCCGGCTGGATGCCGCGCGCGGTACCGACGCGTCCGAGCGATCGGGGGCCTGA
- a CDS encoding DUF4245 family protein — protein sequence MARVVAELGRPETPEETAARKAESSARYHSSQTFRNLIAALLVTVGMVAVMVFVVPRGELPERASIDPAPIAEQASETYQRPVLVPAAPQEWRVNAASVSSESAGTSTWDVVYAPGEQGFLRFSQAFDAEETWARGELRGTAPADEIDLGGVMWQVFEPRDPAQTGNISYALGTQAGPDYVLVYGSTPAELTEQLAATLATQIIDLQEERP from the coding sequence ATGGCCCGCGTCGTCGCCGAGCTCGGCAGGCCCGAGACCCCCGAGGAGACCGCCGCGCGCAAGGCGGAGTCGTCGGCGCGCTACCACTCCAGCCAGACCTTCCGCAATCTCATCGCGGCGCTTCTGGTCACGGTGGGGATGGTCGCCGTGATGGTCTTCGTCGTGCCGCGCGGGGAGCTGCCCGAGCGCGCCAGTATCGATCCGGCCCCCATCGCCGAGCAGGCCTCCGAGACCTATCAACGCCCCGTCCTGGTTCCCGCCGCGCCGCAGGAGTGGCGCGTGAACGCCGCCTCCGTCAGCTCCGAGTCCGCCGGCACCTCGACGTGGGACGTCGTCTACGCGCCGGGCGAGCAGGGGTTCCTGCGCTTCTCGCAGGCCTTCGACGCGGAGGAGACCTGGGCCCGCGGTGAGCTGCGCGGCACGGCCCCCGCCGACGAGATCGACCTGGGGGGCGTGATGTGGCAGGTCTTCGAGCCCCGGGATCCGGCGCAGACAGGGAACATCTCGTACGCGCTCGGCACACAGGCCGGGCCGGACTACGTCCTCGTCTACGGATCGACGCCCGCCGAGCTCACCGAGCAGCTGGCGGCGACACTGGCCACCCAGATCATCGATCTCCAGGAGGAGCGCCCATGA
- a CDS encoding carbonic anhydrase: MNDRPTPAKVWTEMKRGNARFVAGEPRHPRQDVERRNELATAQKPRAALFGCSDSRLAAEIIFDKGLGDLFVVRNAGQVITESVVGSLEYAVAVLDVSLIVVLAHDACGAVGAAIESTRSDAPELPALIWRQIAPIVPAARSVLAAGAADGVTPETVDAEEVGRAHLRNTVAELLRASELISEAVADGRVAIVGANYRLAEGTAIPEVVVGRTDDAAA, from the coding sequence ATGAACGACCGCCCCACCCCCGCGAAGGTCTGGACCGAGATGAAGCGCGGCAACGCGCGCTTCGTCGCGGGGGAGCCGCGCCACCCGCGGCAGGACGTCGAACGCCGCAACGAGCTGGCCACGGCGCAGAAGCCCCGAGCGGCGCTGTTCGGATGCTCCGACTCGCGCCTGGCAGCGGAGATCATCTTCGACAAGGGGCTCGGCGACCTGTTCGTCGTGCGCAATGCCGGTCAAGTGATCACGGAATCCGTCGTCGGCAGCCTCGAGTACGCCGTCGCCGTGCTCGATGTCTCCCTCATCGTCGTCCTCGCCCACGACGCGTGCGGCGCCGTGGGCGCGGCGATCGAGAGCACCCGCTCGGATGCACCCGAGCTGCCCGCCCTCATCTGGCGCCAGATCGCGCCGATCGTTCCGGCCGCCCGCTCCGTCCTGGCGGCGGGCGCGGCTGATGGCGTCACGCCCGAGACGGTGGATGCCGAAGAGGTCGGTCGTGCGCACCTGCGCAACACCGTCGCGGAGCTGCTGCGCGCCTCCGAACTGATCAGCGAGGCCGTCGCCGACGGGCGCGTCGCCATCGTGGGCGCCAACTACCGCCTCGCCGAGGGCACGGCGATCCCCGAGGTGGTCGTCGGCCGGACCGACGATGCCGCGGCCTGA
- a CDS encoding class II fumarate hydratase, whose protein sequence is MTDTAYRIEHDTMGEVRVPASALYGAQTQRAVENFPISGDSLDPAQIVALARIKKAAALANKELGTLEGDIADAIAAAADRVISGEHADQFPIDVYQTGSGTSSNMNMNEVLATLASASLGRPVHPNDHVNASQSSNDVFPTSVHVAVTQELIDDLIPALDHLAVALEEKAELWKDAVKSGRTHLMDATPVTLGQEFGGYARQMRLGIERVHAVIPRVAEVPLGGTAVGTGINTPLGFPQKVLELLVAETELPITEAKDHFEAQANRDALVEASGALRTVAVSLTKINNDLRWMGSGPNTGLGELHIPDLQPGSSIMPGKVNPVVPEATLMVCARIIGNDATIAWSGASGSFELNVAIPVMGTALLESIRLLSNTVRVLADKTIRGLEANLERAAAFAGMSPSIVTPLNKLIGYEAAAKIAKHSVAKGITIREAVIDLGYIERGELTEQQLDEKLDLLSMTHAG, encoded by the coding sequence GTGACCGACACCGCCTACCGCATCGAGCACGACACCATGGGCGAGGTGCGCGTTCCCGCATCCGCCCTCTACGGCGCTCAGACCCAGCGGGCCGTCGAGAACTTCCCGATCTCGGGCGACAGCCTCGACCCCGCGCAGATCGTCGCCCTCGCTCGCATCAAGAAGGCGGCCGCGCTCGCCAACAAGGAGCTCGGCACGCTCGAGGGCGACATCGCCGACGCCATCGCCGCCGCCGCCGACCGGGTGATCTCGGGCGAGCACGCCGACCAGTTCCCGATCGACGTCTACCAGACCGGCAGCGGCACCTCGTCGAACATGAACATGAACGAGGTGCTCGCCACCCTGGCTTCCGCGAGCCTCGGACGACCCGTCCACCCGAACGACCACGTCAACGCGTCGCAGTCCTCGAACGACGTCTTCCCCACCTCCGTGCACGTCGCCGTCACGCAGGAGCTCATCGACGACCTCATCCCCGCCCTGGACCACCTCGCGGTCGCCCTCGAGGAGAAGGCCGAGTTGTGGAAGGACGCCGTCAAGTCCGGGCGAACCCACCTCATGGACGCCACGCCGGTCACGCTGGGACAGGAGTTCGGCGGGTACGCGCGCCAGATGCGCCTCGGCATCGAGCGCGTCCACGCCGTGATCCCGCGCGTCGCCGAGGTGCCCCTCGGCGGCACGGCCGTCGGTACGGGCATCAACACGCCCCTGGGGTTCCCGCAGAAGGTGCTCGAGCTGCTGGTGGCCGAGACGGAGCTGCCGATCACCGAGGCGAAGGACCACTTCGAGGCGCAGGCCAACCGCGATGCGCTCGTCGAGGCATCCGGAGCGCTGCGGACGGTGGCGGTCTCGCTGACGAAGATCAACAACGACCTGCGATGGATGGGCTCCGGCCCCAACACGGGCCTCGGCGAGCTCCACATCCCCGACCTCCAGCCGGGTTCGTCGATCATGCCCGGCAAGGTCAACCCCGTCGTCCCCGAGGCGACGCTCATGGTGTGCGCGCGGATCATCGGCAACGACGCGACGATCGCGTGGTCCGGCGCCTCGGGGTCGTTCGAGCTGAACGTGGCGATCCCCGTCATGGGAACGGCGCTGCTGGAATCCATCCGGCTCCTGTCCAACACCGTGCGCGTGCTCGCCGACAAGACGATCCGCGGGCTCGAGGCCAACCTCGAGCGCGCGGCTGCCTTCGCGGGCATGTCGCCGTCGATCGTGACGCCGCTGAACAAGCTGATCGGATACGAGGCGGCGGCGAAGATCGCCAAGCACAGCGTCGCGAAGGGCATCACCATCCGTGAGGCCGTCATCGACCTCGGCTACATCGAGCGCGGCGAGCTCACCGAGCAGCAGCTCGACGAGAAGCTCGACCTGCTCTCGATGACGCACGCGGGCTGA
- a CDS encoding sensor histidine kinase, producing the protein MTRERRPIPARALILGAILSVAALGFAIVGGVTFLVQRDRTLIEIDDRLGALVESLGEVADLSVIVESDAAAEAARRGDDFADVGEYLRAAVSRLVPARTEASLAVVDGDVAFRTAGGFSDALVADPDFVADAVARTLTTDPRGAVIENASVDGVDVRYLAVPVEVRGDDSQGVYIRAVNVTRELAPVTASFLTYTVAALATLTAMGVVGWFVAGRILSPIRRMRETADSITPTDLRARLPAEGNDDLSDLSRTVNSMLDRLEGSIDSQRQLLDDVRHELKTPITIVRGHLEMMDVSNPSDVAGTRDIGIAELDRMTRLVEDIDLLSSAEGDQFDFSPVELGDLTERMGDLVEGIPGHTWHLTRSARGLIEADRDRLLQAWLQLADNASKYTPQGSPIEIGSDIDPLTARLWVRDHGPGIPPAARRRIFHRFARADHRTVGGSGLGLAIVDAIAKAHQGTCVVTDTPGGGATFTIHVPVSQSVGQSLPSPVRAGDVVLQREATG; encoded by the coding sequence ATGACGCGCGAGCGGCGACCCATTCCCGCAAGGGCACTGATCCTGGGCGCCATCCTCTCCGTCGCGGCTCTGGGGTTCGCGATCGTGGGCGGGGTGACGTTCCTCGTTCAGCGGGATCGCACGCTCATCGAGATCGACGACCGCCTGGGGGCTCTCGTCGAGTCACTGGGGGAGGTGGCCGATCTGTCCGTGATCGTGGAGAGCGACGCCGCTGCGGAGGCGGCCCGCCGAGGCGACGACTTCGCCGACGTCGGAGAGTACCTCCGGGCCGCCGTGTCGCGCCTCGTGCCCGCCCGCACGGAGGCGTCCCTGGCCGTGGTCGACGGCGACGTCGCCTTCCGCACGGCGGGCGGCTTCAGCGACGCCCTCGTCGCCGATCCCGACTTCGTCGCGGACGCCGTCGCGCGCACCCTCACGACCGACCCGCGCGGCGCCGTCATCGAGAACGCCTCGGTGGACGGCGTGGACGTGCGCTACCTCGCGGTGCCGGTGGAGGTGCGCGGCGACGACAGCCAGGGCGTGTACATCCGCGCCGTGAACGTCACGCGCGAGCTGGCGCCGGTCACGGCATCCTTCCTGACCTATACCGTCGCCGCCCTCGCGACCCTGACCGCCATGGGCGTCGTCGGCTGGTTCGTCGCGGGGCGCATCCTCTCCCCCATCCGCCGCATGCGCGAGACCGCCGACTCGATCACCCCGACCGATCTGCGCGCCCGCCTCCCCGCGGAGGGCAACGACGACCTGTCCGACCTCAGCCGCACCGTCAACTCGATGCTCGACCGACTCGAGGGGTCGATCGACAGCCAGCGTCAGCTGCTGGACGACGTGCGGCACGAGCTCAAGACCCCGATCACGATCGTGCGCGGCCACCTCGAGATGATGGACGTCTCGAATCCGAGCGACGTCGCGGGGACCCGCGACATCGGAATCGCGGAGCTGGACCGCATGACGCGCCTCGTGGAGGACATCGACCTGCTCTCCTCCGCAGAGGGCGACCAGTTCGATTTCTCCCCCGTCGAGCTCGGCGACCTCACGGAGCGGATGGGGGACCTCGTCGAGGGAATCCCCGGGCACACCTGGCACCTCACGCGATCGGCGCGCGGCCTCATCGAGGCCGACCGCGACCGCCTGCTGCAGGCCTGGCTGCAACTGGCCGACAACGCCTCCAAGTACACTCCGCAGGGCTCGCCGATCGAGATCGGAAGCGACATCGACCCGCTCACGGCGCGACTCTGGGTGCGCGATCACGGCCCCGGCATCCCGCCCGCGGCGCGCCGCCGCATCTTCCATCGGTTCGCCCGCGCCGACCATCGCACGGTAGGCGGGTCGGGCCTCGGCCTCGCGATCGTCGACGCGATCGCCAAGGCGCACCAGGGCACCTGCGTCGTCACGGACACCCCCGGGGGCGGCGCCACCTTCACGATCCACGTGCCCGTCTCGCAGAGCGTGGGGCAATCGCTCCCCTCGCCCGTTCGCGCCGGCGACGTCGTGCTCCAGAGAGAGGCCACCGGATGA
- a CDS encoding response regulator transcription factor, with protein sequence MTHILIAEDEPRISSFVARGLESAGYTATIVENGHEALEYALDRDVDLVLLDVGLPGMDGFEILRHLRGQGSTVPVIMLTARSSTRDTVQGLDAGANDYVAKPFKFDELLARVRSRLRETVSAGAPGIVHGDISLDPLTRRALVGGKELDLSAREFALAEQFLRHPGQVLSREQLLSSVWGLDFDPGSNVVDVYVRYLRSKFGADRISTVRGAGYRWQ encoded by the coding sequence ATGACGCACATCCTCATCGCCGAAGACGAGCCGCGGATCTCGTCGTTCGTCGCGCGCGGACTCGAGTCCGCCGGCTACACCGCGACCATCGTCGAGAACGGGCACGAGGCCCTCGAGTACGCGCTCGACCGCGATGTGGACCTCGTGCTGCTCGACGTGGGCCTGCCGGGGATGGACGGCTTCGAGATCCTCCGGCATCTGCGCGGCCAGGGATCGACCGTGCCCGTCATCATGCTGACCGCGCGCAGCAGCACCCGCGACACCGTGCAGGGGCTGGATGCCGGGGCCAACGACTACGTCGCGAAACCCTTCAAGTTCGACGAGCTGCTCGCACGCGTGCGCTCTCGCCTGCGCGAGACGGTCTCGGCGGGCGCCCCGGGCATCGTCCACGGCGACATCAGCCTCGACCCCCTCACGCGCCGGGCTCTCGTCGGCGGCAAGGAGCTCGACCTCTCGGCCCGCGAGTTCGCCCTGGCCGAGCAGTTCCTGCGCCATCCCGGGCAGGTGCTGAGCCGGGAGCAGCTGCTCTCGAGCGTGTGGGGCCTGGACTTCGACCCGGGCTCGAACGTCGTGGACGTGTACGTCCGCTACCTCCGCAGCAAGTTCGGCGCCGACCGGATCTCCACCGTGCGCGGCGCGGGCTACCGCTGGCAGTGA
- a CDS encoding PhoH family protein, with translation MTTAASHQQDTIIDARRSPREEDGASADQALRTYVLDTSVLLSDPRAFFRFAEHSVVIPVVVITELEGKRHDPEIGYFARQALRHLDELRVEHGRLDFPVPAGHDGTLRVELNNTDPQVLPSGMRLNDNDTRILAVAMHLARDGQEVTVVSKDLPMRVKAASLGLHAEEYLAEQAVDSGWTGIAGVDLSGDEMSDLYESEVGSHDAVAGLPVNTGLIIHSERGSALGRVTGEKDFRLVRGDRDVFGLHGRSAEQRIAIDLLLDPDVGIVSLGGRAGTGKSALALCAGLEAVLERQQQRKIIVFRPLFAVGGQELGYLPGDQAEKMNPWGQAVFDTLGSVVSGNVLEEVVERGLLEVLPLTHIRGRSLHDAFVIVDEAQSLERNVLLTVLSRMGQNSRVVLTHDVGQRDNLRVGRHDGVASVIESLKGHGLFGHITLTRSERSAIAALVTELLEVGELS, from the coding sequence GTGACCACAGCGGCATCGCACCAGCAAGACACGATCATCGACGCGCGTCGCTCGCCGCGCGAAGAAGACGGGGCATCGGCCGATCAGGCATTGCGCACATACGTGCTCGACACGTCGGTGCTCCTGTCCGATCCGCGGGCGTTCTTCCGCTTCGCGGAGCACAGCGTCGTCATCCCCGTCGTCGTCATCACCGAGCTGGAGGGCAAGCGCCACGATCCCGAGATCGGCTACTTCGCCCGTCAGGCGCTGCGTCATCTCGACGAGCTGCGTGTCGAGCACGGGCGCCTCGACTTCCCCGTGCCGGCCGGGCACGACGGCACGCTGCGTGTCGAGCTGAACAACACCGACCCGCAGGTGCTGCCCTCGGGAATGCGGCTGAACGACAACGACACGCGCATCCTGGCCGTGGCGATGCACCTGGCCCGCGACGGACAGGAGGTCACGGTCGTCTCCAAGGATCTGCCGATGCGGGTGAAGGCCGCCTCCCTCGGCCTGCACGCCGAGGAGTACCTCGCCGAGCAGGCCGTGGATTCGGGATGGACCGGTATCGCCGGCGTCGACCTCTCGGGGGACGAGATGAGCGATCTCTACGAGAGCGAGGTCGGATCCCACGACGCCGTCGCGGGGCTGCCCGTCAACACGGGCCTGATCATCCACTCCGAGCGCGGATCCGCCCTCGGCCGCGTCACGGGCGAGAAGGACTTCCGCCTCGTTCGCGGCGACCGCGACGTCTTCGGCCTGCACGGGCGATCTGCCGAACAGCGCATCGCGATCGACCTGCTCCTGGATCCCGACGTGGGCATCGTCTCGCTCGGCGGTCGCGCCGGAACCGGGAAGTCGGCCCTCGCCCTGTGCGCCGGGCTCGAGGCCGTGCTCGAGCGGCAGCAGCAGCGCAAGATCATCGTCTTCCGCCCGCTCTTCGCCGTCGGCGGGCAGGAGCTCGGCTACCTCCCCGGCGACCAGGCGGAGAAGATGAACCCCTGGGGTCAGGCGGTCTTCGACACCCTCGGCTCCGTGGTGTCGGGGAACGTGCTCGAGGAGGTCGTCGAGCGGGGGCTTCTCGAGGTGCTCCCGCTGACCCACATCCGCGGCCGGTCGCTCCACGATGCGTTCGTGATCGTCGACGAGGCGCAGTCACTCGAGCGCAACGTGCTCCTGACCGTGCTCAGCCGGATGGGCCAGAACTCGCGCGTCGTGCTGACCCACGACGTGGGTCAGCGCGACAACCTGCGGGTGGGCCGCCACGACGGCGTCGCGTCCGTCATCGAATCGCTCAAGGGACACGGACTCTTCGGCCACATCACGCTCACGCGCTCCGAGCGCTCCGCCATCGCCGCCCTCGTGACGGAGCTGCTGGAGGTGGGGGAGCTCTCGTGA
- a CDS encoding isoprenyl transferase → MSRRRDEGRGPLYRLYIGRLRREIHAEQVPRHVAMMIDGNRRWARQLGYDTAAHGHRAGAAKMREFLTWCDDVGVRVVSLYLLSHDNLAKRDTRELQDLLEIIAELADEISRERDWRVQHVGRAEGLPDDLSRVLREAQERSRANTGLHVNLAVGYGGRSEIVDAVRSIIAAHGGTGGSLEELAASLTPEQIGEHLYTGGQPDPDLVIRTSGEQRLSDFLLWQSAHSEFYFVEALGPDLREVDFLRAIRDFGSRERRFGR, encoded by the coding sequence ATGAGTCGCCGACGTGATGAGGGCCGGGGTCCCCTCTATCGGCTCTACATCGGCCGGCTGCGCCGCGAGATCCACGCCGAGCAGGTGCCCCGCCATGTCGCGATGATGATCGACGGCAACCGACGCTGGGCCCGCCAGCTCGGGTACGACACCGCCGCGCACGGCCACCGCGCCGGCGCCGCCAAGATGCGCGAGTTCCTGACCTGGTGCGACGACGTGGGCGTGCGGGTCGTCTCGCTCTACCTGCTCTCCCACGACAACCTCGCCAAGCGCGACACCCGCGAGCTCCAGGATCTGCTGGAGATCATCGCCGAGCTGGCGGACGAGATCTCGCGGGAGCGCGACTGGCGCGTGCAGCACGTGGGGCGTGCGGAGGGCCTCCCCGACGATCTGTCCCGCGTCCTCCGCGAGGCGCAGGAGCGCTCGAGGGCCAACACGGGTCTGCACGTGAACCTGGCCGTGGGATATGGGGGCCGCAGCGAGATCGTCGACGCCGTGCGCAGCATCATCGCCGCGCACGGCGGTACCGGTGGCTCGCTGGAGGAGCTGGCCGCGAGCCTCACGCCCGAGCAGATCGGGGAGCACCTGTACACGGGCGGGCAGCCCGACCCCGACCTCGTGATCCGCACCTCGGGGGAGCAGCGGCTCTCGGACTTCCTGCTGTGGCAGAGCGCGCACAGCGAGTTCTACTTCGTCGAGGCGCTCGGGCCCGACCTGCGCGAGGTCGATTTCCTGCGCGCGATCCGGGATTTCGGCTCGCGCGAGCGCCGATTCGGGCGGTGA
- the trhA gene encoding PAQR family membrane homeostasis protein TrhA: MQAADVDAAVETRPTWRGWIHAGTFPVAIAAGIVLIALAQGAPAKWASAVFAATSLLLFGNSALYHRFDWSARTKAVLKRIDHANILLLIAGTYTPIAVLALPPDKGALLLSIVWGGAVLGILFRVFWIGAPRWLYVALYLALGWAAVMYMADLFEANAAMMILVIAGGLLYTAGAVVYAVKRPNPWPGHFGFHEIFHVCTVLAFLCHWSAALLIALDPVYNP; encoded by the coding sequence ATGCAGGCCGCCGACGTCGATGCCGCGGTCGAGACGCGGCCGACGTGGCGCGGGTGGATCCACGCCGGCACGTTCCCCGTGGCCATCGCCGCCGGGATCGTCCTCATCGCGCTCGCCCAGGGCGCGCCCGCCAAGTGGGCGTCGGCGGTCTTCGCGGCCACGTCGCTGCTGCTGTTCGGCAACTCCGCGCTGTATCACCGCTTCGACTGGTCTGCGCGCACCAAGGCCGTGCTCAAGCGCATCGACCATGCCAACATCCTGCTCCTGATCGCGGGCACCTACACCCCGATCGCTGTGCTCGCGCTCCCGCCCGACAAGGGCGCCCTGCTGCTGTCCATCGTGTGGGGCGGGGCGGTGCTGGGCATCCTTTTCCGGGTGTTCTGGATCGGGGCTCCGCGCTGGCTGTACGTCGCACTGTACCTCGCCCTCGGGTGGGCCGCCGTGATGTACATGGCCGATCTGTTCGAGGCCAACGCCGCCATGATGATCCTCGTGATCGCCGGAGGGCTGCTGTACACGGCGGGGGCCGTCGTCTACGCCGTCAAGCGGCCCAACCCCTGGCCCGGCCACTTCGGCTTCCACGAGATCTTCCACGTGTGCACGGTGCTGGCTTTCCTCTGCCACTGGAGCGCCGCGCTGCTCATCGCGCTCGACCCGGTCTACAACCCCTGA
- a CDS encoding DUF4307 domain-containing protein, which produces MSVQARLDERYGRGRATGRRGALIAGVVAIVLAVAGTAWFAIATTLDDVRADGVSFTVVDEHTVEVRFQVSGPADREIACAVEALDEEFGVVGWRVVVYEATGEGTRVMSERVPTVAAATTGLVNSCWVT; this is translated from the coding sequence ATGAGCGTGCAGGCCCGCCTCGACGAGCGATACGGTCGCGGTCGCGCCACCGGCCGCCGCGGCGCCCTCATCGCGGGCGTCGTCGCCATCGTGCTCGCCGTCGCCGGCACGGCGTGGTTCGCGATCGCCACGACGCTCGACGACGTCCGCGCCGACGGCGTGTCTTTCACAGTCGTGGACGAGCACACGGTCGAGGTGCGCTTCCAGGTCTCCGGACCGGCCGACCGCGAGATCGCCTGTGCCGTCGAGGCGCTCGACGAGGAGTTCGGCGTGGTCGGCTGGCGGGTCGTCGTGTACGAGGCGACGGGCGAGGGCACCCGTGTCATGTCGGAGCGGGTGCCCACCGTCGCGGCGGCCACGACGGGTTTGGTGAACTCCTGCTGGGTCACCTAA
- the greA gene encoding transcription elongation factor GreA — MSQDAQVTFLTQDAYDRLATELEHLSTTGREEIAARIEAAREEGDLRENGGYHAAKDEQGRQEARIRTLQHLLATAEVGDAPESNGIVAPGTVVTAKVAGRELRFLLANRELAADSALSVYSEASPLGAAILGLKEGDTTAYAAPNGREMPVEIVSVETYAGD; from the coding sequence GTGTCTCAGGATGCCCAGGTCACCTTCCTCACCCAGGATGCCTACGACCGACTCGCCACCGAGCTCGAGCACCTCTCGACCACGGGCCGCGAGGAGATCGCCGCGCGCATCGAAGCCGCCCGCGAGGAGGGCGACCTGCGGGAGAACGGCGGATACCACGCGGCCAAGGACGAACAGGGACGGCAGGAGGCGCGCATCCGCACGCTCCAGCACCTGCTCGCCACGGCGGAGGTGGGCGATGCCCCCGAGTCCAACGGCATCGTCGCGCCCGGCACCGTCGTGACCGCGAAGGTGGCGGGACGGGAGCTGCGCTTCCTTCTCGCCAATCGCGAGCTCGCGGCGGACTCGGCCCTCTCGGTGTACAGCGAGGCGAGCCCGCTCGGCGCGGCGATCCTCGGCCTCAAGGAGGGCGACACGACCGCGTACGCCGCCCCCAACGGCCGGGAGATGCCGGTCGAGATCGTCTCCGTGGAGACCTACGCGGGCGACTGA